From Meles meles chromosome 5, mMelMel3.1 paternal haplotype, whole genome shotgun sequence, one genomic window encodes:
- the LOC123941585 gene encoding uncharacterized protein LOC123941585, translating to MVKGPLLTGKLAQVQSLVRRQQAAPGPAGGAGAGHTLARISASSPATRPRLQITVARPRRAANLVGSRPRCPRLSVRGNALPTSVSPSGKGRKEEGGLCQALNESRCKTSPLVETGSRCTARVVTAACATSRRRRKLQSPETPVLKPRPPPPSAHGGGFGGNIVEQQPTMKVTGRRKVMAGGAVGTRGCRGRANTPHSGHVYVSAHLPSQRARRGLPGWEPWAPFPDAARTELVRNQLFSRA from the exons ATGGTCAAAGGCCCTTTGTTAACCGGGAAGCTGGCGCAGGTCCAGTCCCTGGTGAGGCGGCAGCAGGCGGCACCCGGCCCTGCcg GTGGAGCAGGAGCGGGACACACCCTCGCGCGGATCTCAGCTTCCAGCCCTGCGACCCGGCCAAGACTTCAGATAACCGTGGCCAGGCCTCGCAGGGCAGCAAACCTGGTTGGGAGCCGGCCCCGCTGCCCAAGACTGTCCGTCCGTGGAAACGCGCTTcccacctcagtttccccctcggggaaaggcaggaaggaagaaggcgGATTGTGTCAAGCTTTAAATGAGTCCAGATGTAAAACATCTCCCTTGGTTGAAACCGGGAGCCGTTGTACAGCCCGAGTTGTTACCGCAGCCTGTGCGACGTCCAGACGACG ACGAAAGCTTCAGTCCCCCGAGACTCCTGTGCTGAAGCCCCGACCTCCCCCTCCCTCCGCGCATGGTGGCGGGTTTGGAG GTAACATCGTCGAGCAGCAACCCACCATGAAGGTGACAGGAAGACGCAAGGTCATGGCTGGCGGTGCAGTGGGGACCCGTGGCTGTCGTGGGCGAGCCAACACCCCCCACTCTGG GCACGTGTACGTCTCAGCCCATTTGCCAAGTCAGCGAGCAAGGAGAGGGCTCCCCGgctgggagccctgggcccctttCCCAGATGCAGCCAGGACCGAGCTCGTCAGGAACCAGCTGTTCTCCCGGGCTTAG